GTGGTCGCTGATGCAAAACAAAAGTCGCCAGAAAGGTAAGCAAATGTTTAACCCAGTTCATGTCGGCGTTAACTAAAAGTCGATATGCGTCGTTTTGTCCGCGTTCTGAAAACGTCCAGAAAACACTCGTCTAAATGGTATGAATGACTGTATTTGGGTAGTATTTATAAACGCTTGCAAGAGCTAACGAAGACGAGATTGGTTCCTTCTTTGAAttttctttccaccttaaatgatgctgcAGTTAGGGTCTAGTGAATATGAAACCCGGGCGACCACAAGAGTTTTGTGtatctgtttaaggtggaaagggaaTTTCGAGATAACCTGGCGAATGAAACCTTTctactgatatatatatataaataaccgCCCTTCATTTTTCACTCTTGGATGTGTCAGATAACATTGTTTCTTAGGGCGCTCACGTCAAAAATCAGTGTGTTCGTCCAGTCATCAGACTCCTCACAGGACTGATCTGATTATGGTTTAATGAGTAACTGAATATATATGCTTTCAGCGAAGTAGAAATGCGTTATTGAAATTAGTGCAGTACATTGTAATGTAACATACCTTAACTACTTCTGCTGAGGACTGAACACTTTGGTGAAAATATGTCATTAAAGTATTTCTGATCGACGTCGCGGTTTAAATGTTAATGGgacaatatttttaatttctagGACATTGTGTGGCCAAGCAATACAGCACTTAAGGTTAATAAAAGTGCACTAGGCAATTTCATGGGCACGCTTGTGTGTATTATTGTAGTTAACATGCCCAACCGTCAGAGAAAAGCAACCAAgttattaatgcattaataacccccaaaaacaaagacagacactcCATCCCAGAGCACAGTTGTTCAAACAGGTTTTCTCTGGCTCATTCTACACTTGTGTTGATGCTTTTGCTGAGTTAATTTAATCAAACTCTTCACATGTCTATTTGTAGTtagaaaaataacaataataataaaaatacatttcttggCACACATTTAAACGTTGATTATAGTGTGTCAGATTGCCAGTTCATGTGCTCTGCATGATTAGACGGGATTTTCTAACAGATTTGTATAGTGtggaatataattaaaatagtgCTCTTTTCATTAGAAAAATTGGCACTTtcaagatttaattttaaaattatgaataatttaGCACTACTTATTTATGCTTACATTGTATTTTGAAATTTCCCGAATGATAGACAGTTTTAATCTTGTTACAGATGAGGGCAAAGTACattttaggagtcttgcccaagcaTGCAGTTTGATATGCCTTCTTGAGTTGTTAAATAAATCCCCGACAGCCAACCATTTGAAGGGAGTTGTATATCATTACGTACTAAGTAGGGTTGTCTATaggttaaaaaacaaacatgtaatAGCACAGTTAATCGCATTGTCACTTCTTGAGCCTGAAGattttaataatggatatttaaatgtaatataaaatagtCAATGTAATATTAACACAAtttaagctgtgtgtgtgtgagggcagGAGAGAGGAAGTTTAAGCCTGAGACttagttaaaatatttaatagatatttcagcataaataaagTTCAATCTACCTTATGAACTCAACAGTATTGATCCTGTTTACATTGCTAGATAAAACAGTGAGTAGCCTATATCACTGTAAAAAGAGTGAATTATTGGAGAAAATAGTGGCCAAATTtagtaaaattattaaatagcATTAAAGAAATTAAAGTTTTAAATTCAATCATGAATTCACACATTACTTTTGACAGCACCACTACTAAGGTCTACTCTACTAATCTTTACTTATAAAAACCCTTTCTGTTCCATGACAGATTAGAGGACATTGCTATGTTCACATGTGCCTGAAGTGATGATGGAGAACTGCAGTGAGAGCTTCACCAGCCTGCAGAGTACATCCAATGATGAGGACATGGTGGAAATTTCCGGAGCCACTCTGGATTTTTCTACTACTGATGATGTTCCTCCATTGGACCATGGCTATGGAGCGGGTAAATGAGcagtgaaacacaaacacacacacacacaaagaagttAATACTGGTAGCCATGAAAGAAATGTCCTACATTGCCCCTGGGTAGGCTTCTGACActccaaataataataatatataaaaacatgtgTCTATAAAGTTAGATTaaatattttccatttatttatgaGTTAGAGTTTTGATTTTattcagtggttctcaaatttTTCAGACGAACGGGGAATTTCCACGCCCTACCTGTACCATATCACCCTgaaaaagaataacaaaagacacatgcaagtttacaattttctaatttattgaagTAATATAAACTTAACATTATAACATCAGATACATCATTAACATCAATGAGCAAACATTCAAAAATAGAGAAAATTTGCCTAGTAATTAAACtatgcttcagtttctcacttttcaatctgtgcaaaaatgagcaaaggcaggtgcaagggcataggagtgagtttgatattgggggggtgggggatggggcatatttgctgagtcaaagccaCCCCATTCCCAATATGTTATATAGCTATAAGCTGCTTCCTATGTAGATaaagcagtaaaatactgtatttataatgatgtggaacagcattGGATTAGCATTAACGTTAGAGAGTGAGGcagtgtcccaaacaacacactatggaactttacatactatgctacagaaagcactgctaagggtggtgtgtgtgtaattttttaaaatgtatttattaattcatacaattcagtgcagcagtgtgcagtttgggacacgGCCAGAGACTAACATTAACTTGCTGCAAGTTTATAGTGCTTTCTCACAACATGAATACAGCTAAATTTAACGTTatctaactctcagatcctcctctgtttccctaacagttatatacaagccaCTTTCAGAACTGTAATTATTCATCATTGTTATCTGTTATGCTcttgttactgacctcaagcccagagctggtaaacacTAACTTTATATACCAGACTCTGATGGTGAAttggaggccagtgaagctgatgattggagcagctttatatttgaacaggtgccTTAACAAAAAAGCTGAAAGAAGACTCACTGCCGAATCGTGTTAATCTTGGCacattttcagaataaaagtttGTGAATAAAAGCGTATTTTGGTTCAAGGCATTAATAAAAGAATGCTTGATTCTTCAGATTCCTTGCACACCACCTGCAAAACCTACACGCCACACTAGTCGGGCACGCCCCATATTTTGAGAAACGCTGgtttacttcattcattcattcattgtttgtaaccaattatccaaatcagggtcgtggtgggtccgaagcctacctggTATCACATGGCACAGAGCATCACAgggcgtcacacactcacattcactcatgcagtcacacctagggacacttgaGAAGCCAGTCAGCCTACCAACATGTAGTTTTGGACACatggacacacagagaacacaaaactccttacaaacagtcacccggagtggggaccctggagctgtgtgacggtgACATTACCTGTTTGCGCCACCctcctttatttaatttatttagttatttgttCATATTCAATGGTTAGTCAttcttcatttgttcatttttatatgtgtgtatttgggtTTATGGTATAGTCAGAGGCCTCAAGGTACTTAGGAAAGTAATGAACTTGAAAACTATAAACACATTGTAAAAAGGTTAAAAAGTGgggtataaataatataaaaaaaactaggaaaagttattgaaaagaaataattttaaaaaacaaatttatgcATGTTAGATTTGATAGATCCTTCTAAgatgaccttttttttttttttttttttttttaaatatatatatatatttattcttgAATATTTCTTTTGGACTATAATTACGCGAGGGCTTTCCATAGTTTAGTTTCTTTACTTGGAAAGTGATATAGGTTTAGGGGGCAGTAATGTAGACGCTTTTGGTTTTTATATATGAGTAAGTAAATCCTGGTGTGAAATGGATGAAGTCATTATTCCAGCATTCACTGCCACCTTTTATTGAAAGCTGCTGTAAGCCTTTATCAACAAGATCAAAGTCTCCTCAAGTTATTTCTGCTCTGGTTTCGTATTTTGACTCAGGTTTTCTACATTGCTTGCTTTCTTTTTCTTAGTAGAACACTGATGTTTTGCCTGCTGTTAAGACCATAACAGCTGTGAAATGTTGATTATGAAAAATATCAAGcccttgtttttaatttaagatTGGGTTTGTCAGTTAACACTCACATTTTGATGCTGAAATCTCTTGTTTTTTAAATCTACAGAATATCTGTAGGATTTTCTATCTATTATCTATAGGATAATGAATTTAGTTTACATTGTTCCTATGTGAAGTATTTTGCTGCTACTAATAGTGCAGAGATTGTCAGAATTGTTTTATTGCTGAGTACTTTTGTGTGCTCAGAGCTTGTGAGTCAGAGCAATTAAACCATTGCAGCTTGACACCACCTGTTAAAGAACTCCAAAGCATTAGCAATAAAGAGTTTTTCAAAGTTGCTGTTGGAGCACTTATTAAAAACGTTGAAAAAAAGTTAAATTTAGCCTTTTGTTCTTAGAACAGTCCTTACTGTGTTAGCTTAACATTTATGCCTGTTTGGAGAAAGAATTGCAGGTTTCACtgaaaatatcacacattcttCAGTTTTGCATTTCTCCTGATTGATTATGATGATAAAATCTATCCAATTTACAGGTGGACTTGAGAATGGACTGAATGGAGTCCCTAAGCTGATAGACCTTCTGGATGAACCAGTGCCTGGGGTAGGCACTTATGAAGACTTCAACACTATTGACTGGGTGCGAGAAAAGTCCAAAGACCGGGACCGTCACAGAGAGGTCAGCTAGGCCAATATAAAGACTATGTTATAACATACATAACTGTACACGGCAGGTATGGAATGTATACTCTCTTCCCTGCAGATTGCCAGTCAGAGTAAAGAGTCTACATGGGCTTTGATTATGAGCATTAATGATGCCTTTTCTGGCTGGCTTCTCATGCTCTTGGTTGGATTAATGTCAGGTGTGTCCTTCAACCTCATTTATTTGTCAGGTCAAGATTAATCATAATATGCCATGCATTACTAGCAATGGGCCTCATAAAATATACATCCTGCTTTTTTTAAGGTGCCCTGGCTGGTGGAATTGACATTTCTGCTCACTGGATGACAGACCTTAAAGAAGGTGTGTGTCTCCGTGGCTTCTGGTTCAACCACGAACACTGCTGCTGGAGCTCCAACGAAATCACATTTCAGGAGAGAGACAAATGTCCTAACTGGAAGACCTGGGCTGAGCTCCTTATTGGCTACAACGATGGACCTTTAGCTTACACTATGAACTATCTTTTGTATGTGTGCTGGGCTCTTCTTTTCTCGTTCTTAGCTGTGTCTCTAGTCAGAGCCTTTGCCCCCTATGCCTGTGGCTCTGGTATTCCTGAGGTAAGCccaacagtattttttttatatttctttctttatctttttcttattttctttcaaTAACAGACCTGATAGTATTTGCTCCTGCACTTTTGTTTCAGAGGACTTATATTGCAATGAATtgctttgttcattcattcattcattatttgtatatTGGTTATACCTTAAATGATCTTACATATAATATCACAGCTATACCTACATGTTTGAATTTTCAGCACCCTTTGTGAACTGAGGATTCAAAACTCTGAGGACATTAACATGacctttttctgtaaagcttcTTTGCGAAAACATCAGTTGTAATAAGCACCttgaaatttgatttgatttgattctagGTTTGATATTTGATATCTAAATGCTTTAAAGAATCTATAAGTACTTTTTAACCCAAGCTCTAAAGATCAAAGGATTTTAACCATCATAAAATGAAATAAGTATggtgtaataataatatgtagTATGTAATAATAATGGTGAGCCTGAACAAGGCTAGAAGTATGTTATTGTATGCATGTGGAGGAAATCTGAAAAAATAAGTTAGCAATATCCTCCAGCAGCAAAATAATCCAGAACATATGCACTGAAAGTGAAAATGCACATCTATGAATAGAAACTTGGTGGATGACTGTTCTCAGCTCCCTTTATGTGTGTCCCGACTCATTTTGAATTATTGGGGGAAGATGTTTATTGAAAGGCAATTAATGATTGTTATTTTGACAAAGGAAAGAAATTGCATATATTACTGTGCACTCCATTATTTTATTTGCCAAAAGCCCATAGTTACATAGGACATGGCATTGTACAATAAAGTTCTACTCAAATGTAATCAATGTGATCCTCAGATCAAGACCATTCTCAGTGGATTCATCATTCGTGGTTACCTGGGCAAATGGACCCTGATGATTAAAACCATCACATTGGTGCTGGCTGTGTCATCTGGCCTAAGTCTGGGTAAAGAGGGGCCACTGGTGCATGTAGCCTGCTGCTGTGCAAACATCCTTTGCCACCTTTTCACCAAATACAGAAAGAATGAAGCCAAGAGACGAGAGGTGAGTGAGTGGAAAATGGCAGAAAAGGAATgtgaattttaaaaacaaaatagtgACAGTCCACATTATCGCTATCACCATTCGGCACTATAGGGGATTGGAAAATTGTTGTGGGAGCACAACAAGGGTAGTGAAAATGGGTAAGGTATCTTTCAAAATTCTCACCTTGAAAACACCATCATACTAAGAATAGCCTGTTTTTCACATTATACTAAGAATGATGTGATAGCTTGTTCCTGTGGTATTATGTTTTCTACAACACATTCCAAATATGTTACTACGGTCTCTATCCATAGAAATCTAAAAGAGTGAAATAAAAAGCTGTGATATGGCACTTTTGCCTATCATTCTCTGTGATAGGAGTAATTATCACTGCTAACTTAAAATGTTTCTGGTCCTGTGTAGGTTCTCTTGCAAATGCAAAATAATGTCAGTgaaattttaaagaaaaattattataattacaatACTATTGCATCTCACTTGCAGTTTTACAGTCTTTTTTATAACTGTGTGAATCAATTGCTTTATTCTAATTTTTTATATGACATTTTGTTTCAGCTGAGAATTAAACCACTGCTTTGCTGTGCCATGTTCTTCTAATGTAACCttgactatttttttttttttatgtttttgttttttcctaatTCTCTGTTTATGCATGCAGGTGCTTTCTGCTGCAGCTGCAGTTGGCGTTTCAGTGGCTTTTGGTGCTCCAATTGGAGGAGTGCTATTCAGCCTGGAGGAGGTAAATAACGTCTGTTAGGTGCTATTATAATGCTGCTATTATGTAAAAGAATTTTCCTGCTTCCCTTGACTGTGACCTCAAATACACTACAGGCCTAAGCTCAAAATTACAGAAGCAAGCAGTGGTTTTAAGCATGTTACTTTTAAAAAGGATTTACAGATAGACCAGTTTGCCAGAATAGTACTTTGTGTTTTCTCAACAAATTGTTCCACAATGTCCCCTTACTCTTCCCATATTATATAGGAAAATGTGGAGTTGATCAAATTAAGTACTGGCACTTCAGTCTGCAAGCCCCATTTCTGGAAGAGGGGTTTTTTATAATACAGTTTAAACAgcaagtttcttttttttctttggacatttatttaaccttttaaactaaaacattttttctttcatttatttatttttaattgttgggAGATAAGGGCCCTAGTTGTTTTGATAATAAAATAGATGTCCATTCTTGTCTGATACAAGGCATGTTTCTGCATCACAGGTACCTTCCCATATATACAACTCAACTATGCTGTGAGCACATTTGCACTCACACAATATGACATTCATCACAGATAGATGGATtgtccttttgtttttgttattgggAATTTGACATCTCTATTTCCTTAAAAAAGAGCTGAAACTGACCCCTGCCTTTCAGACCATCTAAGATTAGCGCAGCCCTGAGATTCCTTTAGGGTTTTTTCATAGAATTAATGTGTAGTTGAATTTCTTGATACAGCAGTGAACTTTATGTAACACTGGATTTTTCTAGAGCCAATGTAGCTATATTTAACACAGTAGCTTGAGGGTATTTCATGCATTGCCTACATATTTTCACAGTATTATGTATAGTTAGATGGTTAAAAACACATTCTTTGTAGTGTTATGAGTGTATTTAAGATATTCTGATTGTGCCTTTGACAGATTCAAGAGCATTAGTTTTAAGAgcattaaagaggacatatttACACCTGATTTCCACCAGGTTAACACCGTTCAAAGGTCTGAAAGAAATgcctgtgacatgctttggtcaaaataccacaaggatcaaacaacacagcaccgtATTTACCCTGTCTGAACAGCCTTGTTCAGAACAACTGGATTTAGTGCCTATTCCTTGATCTAAGAATGAATAACAGCACACACCAGTCCTCATCCATAAAATGCAAACAGAACTAATTTGGGCAAAAGTAATTTCCAGATTCATCATAATGTTTGTAGTCTCAGAATGTTTGTAGAtgcaaacaaaatatacatCTGCTCCTGAAAACATGTGAAGTGCATGTAGTGTTGGACTAAAGGTGTCATCTGACATGACTGAACTTTCATTATAAGTAATTCAATATTTGTTGAACTATGAAATTTCACAAAACTTCCTATTAAAGCCTGCTATTCTGAGATTTTAtataatgacatttttattaaattagggattggatgataacctcaaaacTGGACCGCTATGGAGgagatgtggaaagggttaaaccatcacactcaaacacagaaCATGACTATTTATTGtgctgttatttgttttttattctagtgttttaataaataaattattattgtttatataaatagcTTGTTAAATCTTTCTTACAGTATTGTGTAACTCAGCCCTTGGATTAATTTTTCAGGTTAAGATGGTCACTATGAATTCTCCCTTCCTCTAGGTCAGTTACTACTTCCCCTTAAAAACACTCTGGCGCTCATTCTTCGCTGCTCTGGTGGCTGCCTTCACACTACGCTCTATCAACCCATTCGGGAACAGTCGTCTGGTGTTGTTTTATGTGGAATTCCACTCTCCCTGGCACCTTGTGGAGTTGGTACCCTTTGTGTTGTTGGGCATCTTTGGGGGCATCTGGGGTGCTTTCTTCATCCGCGCAAACATTGCCTGGTGTCGCAGGCGCAAGACCACTCGTCTGGGCCATTACCCAGTTCTGGAGGTGTTGGTGGTGACTGCAGTCACAGTTATACTGGCATTCCCTAACAGCTACACGCGCATGAGCACTAGTGAACTGATCTCAGAACTCTTCAATGACTGTGGCTTACTAGACTCCTCCCAGCTGTGCAACTACGCCAATATCAGTGACATAAAGTTCTCTGGCAACACACTACCTGACCGGCCCGCTGGCCAAGACGTCTATACAGCCATGTGGCAGCTGGCACTGGCGCTCATCTTTAAGATGCTCATCACTGTGGTGACCTTTGGCATGAAAGTAAGTTCAGCTCCTTATATAGTTATTATAGCTAGTGATGCTACATAATGATAAAAGTGACAGCTGAATAGTATTTCAAGATTCTTTTTGCTTTTGAAAATGCTGCATTATctgttatttacagcatctatAAAGAGCCTTGTTCTAATTGCATTCAGTTCATACTTGGTATTCAGATGTTAGAGGTTACAGTTATTAGAAGTGGTCAGAAATTGAAGCTATCCACAGGCACCAAAGCTGAAAGTTAACCTAGAACTGGGAGGCTGCTACTGTGTGCCTTCTAAAATAGCAGTGTGTTGGTGGCATATGACAGGGTTGACGTATTCCTCAATGTGATACTGGGGAGTGCGGGTGTTGGTTGATTGGTTGATTTATGCAGAGAGATTATAGTCATTCTGTACAGATTTATTGATGTCTCATTGTGAATTGTTAATCAAATTAAATcacacatttaacatttttctgagtgaaaaaactttttttgtttgttttaaaactagGCCTAATTAAGCATTGATCAAATGTGTTattgaataatattttaataaaaataataatatattataatatattaacattttaataatattgaataatatttttcatcaaactgtatattgaaattaaaaataagaagTTTTATATGTGATCATTATATTTTGACTGATGAATATGGGATTAAACACATTGGTTAAATATGTTGAAGCCATGGACGTGAACAAAAAGTTCAAATTGTGAATGAAGAGTTGATCATAAAATCATTCTGAATTCATTGGAGGTTAATTTAAACTGATGGTTATGTTTCTATGTTATGTTCCTTGTTAAGTGACTGTAAGCTGTTGTGCTGTTTCAGTTTTGACACTGGCCTTTTTAACCTGTGCAGGTACCCTCAGGTCTGTTCATCCCCAGCATGGCTGTGGGAGCAATTGCAGGTAGACTGCTGGGAGTGGGCATGGAACAGCTGGCTTATTACCACCATGACTTGGTGATCTTCAAGCAGTGGTGCTCACCTGGAGCAGATTGCATCACACCTGGTCTCTATGCCATGGTGGGCGCAGCTGCCTGCTTAGGTAAGGGAGAACAAATGAGTGGTTTCTACGTTGTTCGTGGACTTTTTATTTTAGGCTTTTAACTAAAGCAGGATTGTTTAAAATAGTGTGCATTTAACCACCACAAAGCACATGAAGCCCATCCAACAAAACATGCATAGTGTACCAATGTCAGAGAAAACCCTTCAGTAATTAAATTTTCAATCATAACCACCTTTATTACATGATATTGCCTGGGTGAACACATACTAAGGCAGTTGCTTGCATAGTCAAAGATTGTAATTAAAAAGTATGATCTAATGAACTCAAGTTTAAAAATGCAAAGGGCATTGTGCAACAGATATGCAAAACCTAGTACACcaaatttgtacatttttaacactTATTTAAACAAGCAGTTTAAGTTTCTACTAATGAAAAATCAATTGGACAGAATAGGGCTTTAAACGGCAGCAACTTTATTCTCTCTCACTAGGTGGTGTAACTCGTATGACAGTCTCTTTAGTGGTCATCATGTTTGAGCTCACTGGCGGGTTGGAATATATTGTACCCCTCATGGCTGCTACCATGACCAGCAAGTGGGTAGCAGATGCACTGGGCCGTGAAGGCATCTACGAGGCTCACATCAGACTGAATGGTTACCCGTTCCTGGAACATAAAGAGGAGTTCAGCCACAAGACGCTAGCCATGGACGTTATGCGGCCTCGCCGTAGTGATCCCCCACTCTCAGTCATAACACAGGATGGTATGAGTGTAGAAGAGGTGGAAACTCTCATCGCAGACACATCTTATAGTGGCTTCCCAGTGGTGGTCTCGCAGGAGTCACAGAGGCTTGTGGGCTTTGTGCTACGTCGGGATCTAGTGATTTCCATTGGTGAGTGACATATACTAGTCAGCAGCTGGAGCCTAAGGGTTATTTCTGACTGGGAAAGAGGTGTTCTATCTAATTGGTCAGTTCATTGGTTGTTTTGTCTTCGTAATTTAAGTGACAGACTTAACATGCCTCTATTTGAACtggtattttattttgaagcatgatatattacaatattaccaatttttttctaaatgatttgaaaatgaaaattagGGTACAATGGTATCTTACTAGATTGtatacagtttatttatttaaatcatttaaactaTTATTTAAACTACACATACCTCAGTAAAACACAATTAATTAACCAATAAGTTCTTGTTCGtaacacatttttgtttagttttttctaCATCACTATTAACTAATTCTCTTCCTCCAGAGAATGCTCGCCAGAGGCAGGAGGGCGTGGTCAGCTCTTCTCTGATTTTTTTCACGGATTACACACCCCCTCAGCCACCCAACTGCCCCCCTCCTCTGAAGTTGCGTGGCATCATGGACCTCAGTCCCTTCACAGTTACTGACCACACACCCATGGACATTGTGGTGGACATCTTCCGCAAATTAGGACTTCGCCAGTGTCTCGTCACCCATAATGggtaaaaaattaataaaaacagcttTCTATAAAATGCCGTTTCAAtaaatcctaaaaaaaaaaaagtaccacTTACACAATGGCACTGCTAGTGGAAAAGAACTTTGGTGATAAGTAAGTAATAAGTAAGTAAGCAATGTCCCTAATGCCCTCCTGTATTTTTCTTGCAGGCGTTTATTGGGAATCATCACCAAAAAGGATATTTTAAAGCACATGGCTCAAATAGCCAACCGTGACCCAGACTCCATCCTCTTCAACTGAAGCTCCGAGCTGGCCTTTTTGATTTCACCCATCCTGCAGTGTGTAGCCACTTGTTCAGACAGGAGCTTCTGTCTGACTAATCATTTGCACTACTACAGCACAACCTGTGCTGGATGAGAGCCCACTCACACTGTGATGGCCATCTTGTAGGGTCTCTTTGCTGCAGACCCACCACGGAGATGGACAACATGCAGCAAAACCACCCTATGCACCTCACCATAGAGCTTAAATACCAAGTTTGGCCAAATCAAGGTGTCAGGATTCATTTTGTGTTCTTGTTTTCCATCATTGGCATTGTGATAAGACTTTCACTTTCTGAAGGAAACAAATAAGTGGATTTGCACATAACACTATCCCAATCATTTTCACGTTTGTCTCGTATTGAAATTTCtgctaaatgtttaaaattacctCCATGTCATTTCTGTTGACTCTATAGAAAATGCAAAGCTTTATATACCCCTTAGTAgaaaaataatagttatatttttCTTACTTTTGAGTTCTATTCATGGAAAGATGGGAATTGCTTGTGCTACAAATACCGTAAATGAGCAAAAACCAAGTAGTTGGCCACCCATACAGAGGTTTACGTTCTAACATTCTTATCCTTTCTAGGGATTTGCcattaaacaaatgtttttaagcTATAACTGATGACCTATTAGTTCCACTTCAGAAGAGCAGAATTTAGCAGCTCTGCTAAAATATCTCACTCTAGTATATTTGTAAtcctaaacaaataaatgttagGTTTATCTAATGCTAAACCAGGTGAATTCAATATGAAtttctacattttataaatcTATGAATTTTCATGTACAAATTTTCTAAAGCAGATATCTACATTTGCCCACATTTCCCACATCGATGCATCTCTAGTTGTTTGTGAAGAGTTTGTCAAGAATTCAAATAGCTGTGACGTATGCAGTGTTTCAGGAGAAACCATCATAAATGGTGTTGTTCTTTAAGGTAATTCACAGTATTATCAAGTATTCAAGGGggcacttt
This genomic interval from Hoplias malabaricus isolate fHopMal1 chromosome 15, fHopMal1.hap1, whole genome shotgun sequence contains the following:
- the clcn5a gene encoding H(+)/Cl(-) exchange transporter 5 encodes the protein MMENCSESFTSLQSTSNDEDMVEISGATLDFSTTDDVPPLDHGYGAGGLENGLNGVPKLIDLLDEPVPGVGTYEDFNTIDWVREKSKDRDRHREIASQSKESTWALIMSINDAFSGWLLMLLVGLMSGALAGGIDISAHWMTDLKEGVCLRGFWFNHEHCCWSSNEITFQERDKCPNWKTWAELLIGYNDGPLAYTMNYLLYVCWALLFSFLAVSLVRAFAPYACGSGIPEIKTILSGFIIRGYLGKWTLMIKTITLVLAVSSGLSLGKEGPLVHVACCCANILCHLFTKYRKNEAKRREVLSAAAAVGVSVAFGAPIGGVLFSLEEVSYYFPLKTLWRSFFAALVAAFTLRSINPFGNSRLVLFYVEFHSPWHLVELVPFVLLGIFGGIWGAFFIRANIAWCRRRKTTRLGHYPVLEVLVVTAVTVILAFPNSYTRMSTSELISELFNDCGLLDSSQLCNYANISDIKFSGNTLPDRPAGQDVYTAMWQLALALIFKMLITVVTFGMKVPSGLFIPSMAVGAIAGRLLGVGMEQLAYYHHDLVIFKQWCSPGADCITPGLYAMVGAAACLGGVTRMTVSLVVIMFELTGGLEYIVPLMAATMTSKWVADALGREGIYEAHIRLNGYPFLEHKEEFSHKTLAMDVMRPRRSDPPLSVITQDGMSVEEVETLIADTSYSGFPVVVSQESQRLVGFVLRRDLVISIENARQRQEGVVSSSLIFFTDYTPPQPPNCPPPLKLRGIMDLSPFTVTDHTPMDIVVDIFRKLGLRQCLVTHNGRLLGIITKKDILKHMAQIANRDPDSILFN